The Blautia pseudococcoides genome segment ACTTCTGTCATAGGGACCGCATTTCCACGGATTGATACAAACGCGCAGCGCTCCAGCAGATAATCACAGGCTCCTTTCACGTAGACGGTTTCGTTGCCGCCGTCTTTGTGTACGGTTGCCATGTATTTTCGTTCAGAATCAAAGGGGATTTCATGGGTACGTGGATATTGTTCCTTTAATTTCTCCCGGTTATACCCCATTTCCTCTCCCATGTGGAGAAGCGCAAGCTCTGTGGAGTCACCAATCTCCTGTTTTCCCAGCATACTGTTGTTGCACAGGAGAAACCCTTCCATCAACCGTGGAAATTCCCTGCGGCGGATTTTTGACAGGGGAAGTTTGCGGTCATCACCGTAAATCTCCACCACCTTCATCTTGTTTTCCGTTAGAGTGCCTGTTTTGTCGGAGCAGATGATGCCCACGGACCCGAGGGTTTCCACTGCGGGAAGCTTCCTTATAATGGTGTTGACTTTAACCATGCGGGCAACACCCAGGGCAAGGACAATGGTCACCACTGCAGGCAGACCTTCGGGTATAGCCGCAACTGCCAGAGAAATGGCAACCAGAAGCATCTGCAGAATGTTGCGGTGCTGGACAACGCCCAGAAGGAAAAGGGCAGCGCAGAGGACTACAGCCACCACGCTCAGCATTTTTCCAAGATCGCCCAAACGTTTCTGCAGGGGCGTCAGCTCTGTGGGGGTGTCGTTGATCATTCCGGCTATTTTGCCAAGCTCTGTCTCCATGCCGGTGGCCACCACGATTCCCTCGGCGCTTCCCTTCATGGCTTCGGTTGACATAAATGCAATGTTTTTCCACTCTGCCATGGGGATTCCCTGGGGCAGCACAGTGTCTGTCTTCCGGACCGGCATGGATTCGCCGGTGAGGGCGGACTCATTGGTCTGGAAACCTTGTACTCTTATCAGGCGGATATCTGCCGGTACCTGGTCTCCTGCCTCTATCTTGACCAGGTCTCCGGGAACTACGCCGGAGGCGGGGATTTTCTTGTAGATACCGTCACGTTTGACTACTGCGGACGGGGCAGTCATTTTCTTTAAGGCATCCATGGCTTTTTTAGCTCTGCCCTCCTGGATGACGCCTACGGTAGTGTTCAGGGCTATGACAACAAAAATGATCGCGGTATCGCTGAACTGGCGCAGAAGCATGGAGATTGCAGCGGCCATGAACAGGATGAAGATCATAGGGTCGTTGAGCTGTTCCATGACCATGTCCAGAATTGTCTGGTCTTTGCCTTTTTCTAGTATGTTTTCTCCGGTTTTACGGAGTCTTTCGGCGGCCTCGGCGGAGGGGAGACCGGTGGATTGGTGGGTGTGGAAGGTTTCTTCTAATTGGGGGGTTGTGAATGCTTCGTACATGGCTTCACCTCCTTGGATAATGTATGCTTGACTTTTGGGGGTTAGACTAGTTATAGTTATATGGGACGGGAGCTTGTACGCGGGAGGGGCGGGGATGCAAACACCATCCCCGCCCCTCCCGCGTACAAACTCCCTGGCTAAGATAAACGGAAGTGGATACAGATTTTGAGGGCGGTTGGCTGTATTAGGAAACTGAGGGTGAAGAAATCAGGATGGTTTGAGGGCTGTGCCGCTGGATACTGGGAACAAAAAACTTATAGGATTAAGTGTTCATTGATTAAGAAATTAAGGATTGAGAGGAATTTAATGTATGTGGATCGCTGATGGGTGGAAGGATTATGAGATTATTGATACCTCTGATGGGGAGAAACTGGAGCGGTGGGGGGATTATTTGTTGGTTCGGCCGGATCCGCAGGTGATTTGGGATACGCCCAGGAAAAATGCCGGGTGGAAGAAGATGAACGGGCATTATCACAGGAGTAAGAAAGGAGGAGGGGAATGGGAGTTTTTTGATCTGCCGGAGCAGTGGTGTATCCGGTATGGGAGGCTTACATTTAACCTGAAACCTTTTAGTTTTAAGCATACAGGGCTTTTTCCGGAGCAGGCGGTGAACTGGGATTGGTTTTCGGATAAGATCAAAGGGGCCGGAAGGCCGGTTAAGGTGCTGAATCTGTTTGCCTATACGGGCGGGGCTACTTTGGCGGCTGCGGCTGCAGGAGCGGCGGTCACGCATGTGGATGCTTCTAAGGGGATGGTTTCCTGGGCTAAGGAGAATGCTGTGTCCTCAGGTCTAGGGGAGGCACCGATCCGGTGGCTGGTGGATGACTGTGTAAAGTTTGTGGAACGGGAGATCCGCAGGGGGAATCATTATGATGCCATTATTATGGACCCGCCTTCTTATGGCAGGGGGCCTAAAGGTGAGATCTGGAAGATTGAAGAAGCGATCCATCCGCTGATCAAACTGTGTGCACAGCTTCTCAGTGATAAACCGCTTTTCTTTCTGGTGAATTCTTATACCACCGGGCTTGCGCCGGCAGTGCTGACTTATATGCTGGCTACAGAGCTGAAGGGCTTTCACGGGAAGGTGGATTCCCAGGAAATCGGACTGCCCGTAAGGGAAAGCGGACTTGTGCTGCCCTGTGGTGCTTCCGGCCGCTGGGAATGTGATGATAAATAAAGGGTTATGAGTGACAGCCTTGGGTTTAATGCAGAAATATCAGATGCCATCACAGACCAGCACTAACTGCTGAAAATAGAACCGGACGGAATTGTTGTCCAAAAGGCAAGAAAGGTTTTCAATGCCTTCCATGAAGCTTATGATGCGGTAAGAAAACTATAGATACACGCAAAGACAAGGGAGGACTCCTGTATCAGGAAATCCTCCCCTGTCTTTGTTCTTTAATGGCGCTCCTGGCTCCATTCCAGAAGATCACCGGTGGCAGCGTCTATCTCAAATTCATATTCCGTACCGTTATAATAGATATCGCCTTCATAAACCAGCTTGCCGTCATCATCATCCAGCTTTATGCGCAGGTCCTTTTCCTCTGCCCCCGGAACCTTTGCAAGGGCTGCCGCGGATGCATCCTCCCGGCTTACTGCCGGAGTCAGGCCGGATGCATTTTCTCCGTCTTGTTTAAAATCATCATCAATATCAAAATCCGAACTCAGAATGCTGCCTGTGGAAGCGTCAATTTCGTAATCATATTCCTTATTTCCGGAATAAAATTCCACATCATATACCTGGCGTCCATCCTCATGGTCTTTTTTCACCCGGATCCCCGTGATCTCCTCCTCCGTCACTCCCGCATCAGCTAACGCTGTGCTTCTGGCCTGCTCCTCGGAGACAGAAGACGCAGAATCCTGGCCTGCGGCATTCTGCGCCGTACCTCCATTACCGGATTCCTGTCCCGCAGCATTCTGCGCTGTACCTCCATTACCGGATTCCTGTCCCGCAGCATTCTGTGCGGTACTTCCGCTGCCTGAATCCTGGGCGGCGCCGTTTTGTGTCTTGCCGCCGTTCCCCGCATTCTGGTCTGTTCCTGTGCCTCCGCAGGCTGTCAGAAGCGCTGCGGAGATGGCTGCTGCCATAATAAATGCAAAATATTTTTTTCTCATAAGATAAACTCCTTCCATACATTTTTTATCTTGCGTATATCCATCCGATACTTTCATAATATACTGCAGCGGATACACGCAATACTTATTATTCTTTGTATACGGTAAGTTTATCAGGGAAAGATTAAAATCACATTAAAAGTCTTAACTTTTTTTCTCTTTTGGGATCTGAAACGTAAATCTGCTCCCCCTGCCCGGCTGGCTTGCGGCCTGTATGGTACCGTTGTGGACACTGACGATCCACTGCACCATGGAAAGTCCCAGTCCGGAACTTCCGCTGTCACTGCGTGCGCTGTCTGCCCGGTAGAACCTTTCCCAGATGTGAGGCAGGTCTTCTGCGCTTATACCGATTCCGTCGTCCTCAA includes the following:
- a CDS encoding cation-translocating P-type ATPase, translated to MYEAFTTPQLEETFHTHQSTGLPSAEAAERLRKTGENILEKGKDQTILDMVMEQLNDPMIFILFMAAAISMLLRQFSDTAIIFVVIALNTTVGVIQEGRAKKAMDALKKMTAPSAVVKRDGIYKKIPASGVVPGDLVKIEAGDQVPADIRLIRVQGFQTNESALTGESMPVRKTDTVLPQGIPMAEWKNIAFMSTEAMKGSAEGIVVATGMETELGKIAGMINDTPTELTPLQKRLGDLGKMLSVVAVVLCAALFLLGVVQHRNILQMLLVAISLAVAAIPEGLPAVVTIVLALGVARMVKVNTIIRKLPAVETLGSVGIICSDKTGTLTENKMKVVEIYGDDRKLPLSKIRRREFPRLMEGFLLCNNSMLGKQEIGDSTELALLHMGEEMGYNREKLKEQYPRTHEIPFDSERKYMATVHKDGGNETVYVKGACDYLLERCAFVSIRGNAVPMTEVQRMKIRMAMEAMAQDGLRVLALAFKEHVKDKSESALTGNLVFAGMAGMMDPPRKEVTQSIRILKKAGVQVAMITGDYKDTALAVAKKIGIADSMDQCVTGAELDNMSEERFARKMKDLRVFARVTPAHKVKIVSRFRKNGQIVAMTGDGVNDAPSLQAADIGIAMGKNGTDVAKNAADMVLTDDNFSTIEKAMEEGRGIYVNIKKSILFLLSSNFGEIITMFVAVLLSLETPLKASHILWVNLITDSLPALALGVDKNDPASLMRKKPRDPNEGLFAHGGWLFTVFYGMLISAITLYAFHKGGQTYAFTVLGVSQLFHAIGMRDRDKSVLRMNHLDNPFMILAFFLGLALQVMVTEVPYFVRAFQTVQLSFGEWRWLLGISAIPLLMHEILLLPRLISGNRKKQ
- a CDS encoding class I SAM-dependent methyltransferase: MWIADGWKDYEIIDTSDGEKLERWGDYLLVRPDPQVIWDTPRKNAGWKKMNGHYHRSKKGGGEWEFFDLPEQWCIRYGRLTFNLKPFSFKHTGLFPEQAVNWDWFSDKIKGAGRPVKVLNLFAYTGGATLAAAAAGAAVTHVDASKGMVSWAKENAVSSGLGEAPIRWLVDDCVKFVEREIRRGNHYDAIIMDPPSYGRGPKGEIWKIEEAIHPLIKLCAQLLSDKPLFFLVNSYTTGLAPAVLTYMLATELKGFHGKVDSQEIGLPVRESGLVLPCGASGRWECDDK
- a CDS encoding PepSY domain-containing protein — translated: MRKKYFAFIMAAAISAALLTACGGTGTDQNAGNGGKTQNGAAQDSGSGSTAQNAAGQESGNGGTAQNAAGQESGNGGTAQNAAGQDSASSVSEEQARSTALADAGVTEEEITGIRVKKDHEDGRQVYDVEFYSGNKEYDYEIDASTGSILSSDFDIDDDFKQDGENASGLTPAVSREDASAAALAKVPGAEEKDLRIKLDDDDGKLVYEGDIYYNGTEYEFEIDAATGDLLEWSQERH